Genomic window (Nymphaea colorata isolate Beijing-Zhang1983 chromosome 1, ASM883128v2, whole genome shotgun sequence):
ctctctctctctctctttcgttcTCCCTCTAAAATATGGGGTTTAGGGCAACACCATAAAATATCAAAgttacaataatacccctatAAATTTTTGCCTATAAGAAGAAAATAGGGAATTGGGGAATCCTATTAAGTaggaatgagaagaaaaactcAAGCAAGAAAAGATGAGAAGGGATGCAGAAACTGAAATCGTCTGTTGTATTTTCTCTATCTTATGCACTTCTCTAACTGCAAATTGAATTATGAAACATAATATGTTGTTCGAGTCCCTCATGATCACCTATAAAAACATGATACAAGCATGTATTCTCAGGAGGAGGTGGAACGAGAAAGTTTtgggttgaattaaagtttctaatttTGACCATGATTGAAATAtcgtttttcataatttttatatacaacatgttaaatttttaaaatttacatgtaaatttaaaaaaaaaattgaggtgtgGTCAGGGCCCATGCGGCCCTTGCCTTGGCTCTGCCCTGTGTATTCTGTTGATGTTGAATATCAAAATCTTGCATCATACAATCGTGGCAATGCCGCATTGACCAGAATTATTCATCTTAAAGCAAGAGGGATTGAGAGTACTAATCACGGCGTTTTATGAGCTGAAGGTGACTAAGTTTCATGTTACAAAGGTGGTTTTGTGATCATGAGAACAAAGGTGAGTCTTCAGGTCAATGAGAGTACATAATCCATATATGTGACCATGCATGATTGCCAAATAATGAACATTGCATATTGCCGGTGCGTAGCTGCCAACTACTAAACGTGTATAAGGGACTCTAGTTTGCAAGGGAGTTGGCACAATAGATGAAGCGGGGACTAGCTGGCGGTTAGTCTTTGCTTCAAAAATTCGAGAGGTCAACCGTTTGTACTGTAAAAAGAGTCACTGGCATGCACGTTGAACAGTGACAGAAGCAACACCTCGAAACACAAAAAGCTGGTCTTGCACTCTAGGAGTCTAGAGAGATGACGGGTTCGGTGGGAGTTTTGACTTTCCTTTTAGcgatagaatgaaatactcctcttacTTACCCAGAACACAAAGAACCATACTCTTGTTtcccttcaaaaattcattataATCAAACTTAGCCAATAAGCTAGGGTTTTTCAAATCAATTCTTACAAGATTTCTAAAATTACAAAGTTCCAATTAACTTGAGAGGAGAGATGGAGTCAAACCCAAGACAAAAGTGATGGGATGCAATAGGATAGTGACCATATTAAATGAAGAGGCTAGCCTAACTCAGTCAACTCAATAGACAGGGAAAAGAATACGACACATAGGTTTGACCCAGGTCAGGCTAAGGAGACGCGCTAATGGTGGCTTTTCCAAGGACCAAGTTAGATTTACACGATCTTAAGTAACGAGCAGCCCTCTTATAAGAttcaaaattctctctctctctctctctctctctctctctctcctgtctGCATGCCCTTGAGATTTGAAGCAGCACTTGGCTGTGCATGTGACCAGCTGACTGGCTCAATAAGGTGCATTTATTCCATACAAGTaggaattctctctctctctctctctcatattcatgtAGAAAAGATCAATATACTTCCTATTCTATATTCATATAGAAAAAGTCAGtatactttttattctattataTAACTAAGCatattggttttaaatattataaaaccAAGTCTGGAGTAAGTCCATTAACTTGGGGCTATAAATCACGACATATATTCTCAGAACGAGGCTTACTTGAGAACATTTTCAACACGTAAATTAAATAGAAGGGTTTCGTCACCTTTACTAGATTCAGCTTATAACAAACGCTTGAATAGTGCGATCTGATTAAAAATTAGTGCCTTGTTCGTTCATTAACATTCTGAATGTAAACTCAAATTCTCCAACCTCCTCCTCTACGGTGCCCTTATTCTCATTAATTCCTATCAAGTTGCATCACATCATGCCATGCTTTCATGTGACCCCAGCACCTTGTGAGCATCAGCATTCGCACAAAGAAAGAGCCTCAGGCTTCCGTCATACTATCATGTCaaggccaaaaaaaaataatagttttttttcttgttctaagTTCATTTACTTTCTACCCAACAACAAGAATGTTACGGGCCAATTCACTAAATTGTTACTATGTAATGAATCTACCAAAAttaagacagattcatggaatattgTGTTAGTGTTGCAGTgttatgtttcatgaatctttttaaattttttgggtTGTACAGTTacaatcatagtcacaaataacgtttcggagttttaaacagtgagcctttttttttgtataatacGTCAGACTtgaaaaatacgaaaaaaaatggtatttttttaaatgaaaaaaaaaattaaaaataaggaaaaataaaataagtgagaaaataacaacacaaacaccaaaagataagtagatttgcaacaaataaaaaaatgtttggcattaaaaaatgaaaaaaaaagtgaaaaaatgcgaaaaaacatgtcttttgcttttttctttttttttcaaaaaaatgtgttttttaagttttaaacgacatttcattttttcatgttttctttgaaaataacatgttttttatgactACTGTTACAATAAATATGTTACAACTCTTAGTAAAACGctacaacaaaaatttgatacaCCAACTACCCATGATGATAACTTCCgagaccaagaagaagaaagaagcaaagaTACAAGAATACAAGGATTTATGCGGTTCAAAAAAGATCAATATCTTTCTGCACCTATTTCTGTGTGAAGTCTCCACAGTTTCAAACAATCATAGAAACAGATTTTTTCAAACAGTACTATTTTGGAGCTATACCCAGTTACGTGCCAATAATATCATGTGATATTTACAGCTTTGTCCTTATTTGAATATCACATTTTTGGAAACATTAATGCTCTCTTGATTGTGCTGTCCCAGGTGCGCGGACGCATTCTCGGGATGATCCGGTCAGGTTTTGACTCTTTCTGATAAACCAAAGCTAATTCATATTGGAGCTCTCAGAAATAAAATAACTGTGGAAGAAGAAGTCCGATCTTGGACGGATCAGTCCGGTCCCACTCCTCGTTGCCTTGTTTTGCTCACTATCAGTTATTTAATTCGTGCCAAGCATTTCCTGACCTTGCTTCTATCAGCATCTTCCAGGAGAAAACCGATATATCGTTGTAATTTGATCGTTTTGAAGATCTATATTTGTTTatcaaaaatatgtttatatatatatatatatatatatatatatatatatatatatatatagagagagagagagagagatgtactAGACTCTTAGGTGACAGATTCTTCTAAATAAATGGTTGAgtgaaaataaaggaaaaaaaataagataggATGTCTTAGTTATCTAATATTCAAGGTGATTCTTTACAGGTTTAGAACCtgccaatttctctctctctctctctctctctctcaacctgTGCTCTTCACGGgagaaaacaaatcaatttcCTCAATTAAGatctcttgctttttttttcattttttgaaaatacaactttttttgcaaaaactttATGTTTACCATCCaatctttttaaaattgacAGCCTGTAGGATTCTCATCTAATTTGACATACAAAGGTTTGAGAACTATGGGTCatcccaatatatatatatatatatatatatatatatatatatatatatatatatatatatatatatatatatatatatatatatatatatatcaaagtaATATTTGATGACACTTTTGAAAAGACACTTGCattttgtgataaaaaaatatttgtttataagCATTTAACTGCCCCTTTTACAGAACTCAACTCAAGCGGATGTCCTTAATAAAATATCTAATATAAAACATAGAAACGCGCAAGTTTAGTTTTTTAATAACGAGATTTGTCGCTATAGATGTTTTTCTAATAACCTTTCAAACATCAAATTTCCATCAGACATCCAATAATTTTGAAGCTACAAAATTTAATCttgaataaataaaagaaaaagaaaaagaaattgtccATCCAAACCAAGAGGCAAGAAATTGTGAGTTCTTTAATGGCCGTGAACTCCCATGTGGCAGACGTGGTCCCCAAGTATTAATGAAATTCGAAGGCCAACTTGAATAAGAAAACTCGTCTACGCAGAagcttctcttcttcctctctcacgTTGCTTGTGAAACTTGTACATGCACCACATCTCCAATCTTATTGGTAGATCTTTATTAGGTACCCACCCTTTGTTCATAATCTCATGAATAAGTCTCaatatttttctgaatttttttatacTGCTTATTGTTGAGGGCAAGGTTAAAATATCGTTCTCCGGTTCAGAAAAATACAGTTCGATCATGAGTTTGATGTTCATGAATAAAAGGCTAGAgacatatttaaaagaaaattaaagactATGAAACCCATGACCGGAAAAAGCTAGGGACTCATGTGAAAGCCCTCTGACATCATTACCCTGATATTAAGATATCTCTCTTCACGCTGTTTCGATTGACTTGACTCAACCATCTCATTTATTATCGTTTCAGAGTTCAATCTACTGCAAGCCACAGCGTCGGCCCCTCCTTCCGATCCCTCGGAGTCAAGGGAAGCACCCTCTTCGCTTCTCTTTGCCCCCTTCTGTCATCAATGATAACAACCACAGGGACTCACTCCTTCACGACTCATTCAAGATCCCAAGTTCCTCCCTTGTTCGCTTCCTTTTCAAGAGTCCACTCTATATATACGGATACAGTATTGATATCAGTTTCATTGTCTCTCACTAAATTTGTCCTCAAATCCAAGTGGGGGAGATCAGGAGATCAGATTCCTGAATTGGGTTGTTCACTGATCAAGTAGACAGTCTTCTGTTGGTGATCAGCCGCAACCCACTatgccttcttcttccccttcctctAGGAGTGAGCCGCAGGCTCAAGGAGTTGCACCAAGGAAGCTGGAGTTGCAGGGTCCAAGGCCTGCGCCTCTCAAGGTGAGCAAGGACTCCCATGGCATCAGGAAGCCGCCGATGCCACCGAAGCACCGGTCGCCGGTCATCATCTACCTGCGCTCACCGAAGATCATTCACACCAAGGCTCATGAATTCATGGCCCTCGTGCAGCGGCTCACCGGTAAGTCCCCAAGGGCCGCATCGCCTAATGCATCGCTACCACCATTAGTACCATCAGTTCCTGCGGCGGCCAGGACGACGCCGGTGACGGCGATGGCGCCGGCGGCTTATTCCCCTCTTTTCGCACCTTCCCCACTTGATCATGGAGCTCAGCTGGGCATGGATGTATCTCGAGAACAGGTGATGGATCTCGAGAAGTTTCTCAGTGATGATATCATCATAGACTCGAAGCCTATGATGCATCCCAACGGCATACTATCGCCGCCACCTTCGTTTCTCTCTCAGCCTTCTCCTAGCTTCTTTCTGCCATCGCCGAAGACAAGCCTGCAGAGTCCCAACTTGTTCGAGCTCAGTCCTCTTCTTTACACGCCGAGCCACCGAGACGCACTGTTTCTGTCACCCTTTCAGCGATCGATTGGATCAACGCCCTTGAGCTCCGGCCATGCCTCCTCCTTCATGGAATCTTTCACCCTGTCAGACTTGTTCAGGCTCCAGTGAGAGGGCATTTTTCATAGGTCAACAGCACAATTGTTTGACGATTCCAAGTTGGGATTATACAAAGTCCTACCAGTAGATCATACTTTTCAGGAGAAATTACTTTTCTTCCAAGTTCGTCTTAATTATAGATGAGATGTGTATGCACATCTGGTCTGCAATTGTAGGCAAGGTCGGTCTTTGTATGACCTCATACTGCAGTATATaactctccctttctctctcatttgaagTTGTTTACTTGTTCCttataatatttaataaatttatGTAAATAGATTTTAGTTCAAGGAGGACGTGGTTGTTGGGTAGTTGTTTCtgtaatgattttttaatatcacTGCTTTTAAATGGTAGCGATTAGCTGTTCTATGAATATTCAAATTGTTCAAATCCCCAGGAGGATGTCTGAATGACGACTACATGATCTCCTGTTTCAAGAAGAGATTGTTCTCCAAGAACAGTGCCTTGTTCCTATGTGCTCTCATCAAACAATGAGTACTAAGAACACATAAAAAGTGTTTCAGATGAACACTTCAATCTATTTGTTCCTGGCGTTCCATTTCTCGGCATGAAGCACCTGGAACAGAACTTGTACTCTTGGAATCGGTGTTCTCCAGCAACGAATGAAGGCTGCTTGATGGGGAGGGACACCTATGATGGACACATCGTTCTGTGGCATCAACTCCACACGAATTTTATGGTCACAGAACAGGTGTTCCTGCATACAAATTTTGAACGGTTCCATTGTTCTCTTGTACATTTTACTTCATGCACAAGCATGTGAGTGTCTTGAGAACGCTAATCGGCTCAGGGGCCTTGTCTAGGGTAGCTCAGGTGCCAAacaagatccagatccaactatCTCCCATTGCATGTACTTTTATTAGAAAATCAGATGCATGCAGCTGGATCTTGGGTAATGGAACTGTGACTGAAAGTTTGGCGGCAATGAGCAAAGGTAccaatggatccagatccaactgTGTATTTGATGATTGGATGCAATTTTACTGCAGTACAACTTGGTTTTGACGCTCAGATctttgggtgagcaggaggttaACAAACAACCCCCTGCtccaaaaaaaatctaaaacccCCACAACTCATTGTCTCCGGACTTTGGGGCTGCATCGGGACTTGAGTGTCATGATCTCACTTTTAACGGTGCTAGGAAGTAGCATCTATGTGAATCGGCAATGTTCGTTTCGGCTTGACCAACTATATGGTAGCATCTATGTGAATGGAACCGGCAATGTTCGTTTCGGCTTGACCAACTATATGATACGCCTTTGGAAGCTTTGATGCTCAAATCTTGACTGATTAATTAATCAAtggatttttttctctttcccatgGGTTATACCACCATCTGATAGCTGGTTCGGATCAGTGGATTGCATTAATGTAGGAGAGCCGATATTATACAGAccagaccaacaattgcaaatATATATTGAACCCTGGAACTAATTTCTTTAACTCAAAAATCTTAAGCCTAGCCACTTTTGCTTGGATCATGAGATCAAGTACAGCTCAGAGAAACTTGAGTATACTTTTTCTAATGGTTTACATGTCTTCCAAGCTGCACCTGCTCGTCAAAATGAATATGGGTCTGGGTTAGTTGATCCAGACTCGACTCGTTTGCACCTAGTCATGCTTGTTAACACATGCAGGAAGTCTCCTCTTGTTACACTTTCTAACGCCCTCTTTACTTTCTCTCCCTTGTATTTGCAAAAGATTCAGATAATGTacctaaaaaataatttagcaatgacaatatatatatatatatatatatatatatatatatatatatatatatatatatatatatatatatatatatatatatatatatatatatatatatatatatatatatatatatatatatatatatatatatccaacttccaatattattaaaaacacaCCCAAGTTTTTCATGCCATTAAGTGGCCCGGAGAAAAACCAAGAAGCTTcacatgatttcttctttgtGAAGAagctctcttttttccttctttccttttagAGAGAGGCTGACGTCTTGACGATCGAGTTGAgattagaaaccaaaaaaaatgaaagtaggTGAGAGAAATGCAAAGTCCACACCAATTGACTTGATATTTCTTTGTCTCACTCTTTTTcaacaacttttattttttggtttgacAAGATTCATGCATGATTCATAGATACAAGACAACAAATAAAGGAATATCAATCTGGAAGCTTATCATTCTCAAATTCTATTATTTCCTTCTCTAGCCATTTTTGGGCCATTGCATTGACAAATTGTACCTATCAAAAGTACCATACTTTTTCAGTCAGCTTGGGGCTGGGCCATGTTCCGGTTATTGGGATATTGGAGGCTTTTTTAGAATTTGAAGGCTTAATTCTCGACGAGGTATCCTATAGCGCAACTGAGCAGCAAGGCAGTTCACATTTAAGAGTTCGAGGTTTGAATCCTATAGCTATAGTTATGTTCCTATGCATTATTCCTTGCGACTGCAAATGAGGTCAAGCACAAGACTTGAGTTGAATGGTGTATTGTAGATCTAATGAGGCCTAGGGACGTCAacatatccaatttgaatcggatatccgaccgaaccgatccgaaaaaatcagatatgaaaaaagttttattcgattaagaaatcggaacagcttcagatttaataaatggcatccgattgGATTCgtattcggatatacataaatatatgatcggattcagatatgggtttggattggattcaattttagacaaatatcatgtatctaatgctattaaaatttgaaaattaggaaaattcggttcaaaattcggattcagattggacataaatataaaatttggatctgattcggattgtaaaatcagattttggatttggatttggatataacttttctttagtcggatttgaatctaaatttgaatctgtGAATGTCTataaaaaacagatatgattaagggtatatgCGATCCGTTGACATCACTAACTAGGATCCGACTTCAATGTagcttttgttttatttagttGTCATGGATCTGACCTGCTTGAAATTATAGATCTTAACTGACCCAGGTGTACCTGGCTTCATCGTAGTCTCATTCTCATTAAAGTTGGCACAGTCTGTACAACATTTTAACAACAGTAGTAACAGTGATATTTATACTGTTTGTACTAGAAAAATGACGAGAGCAATCACATGCTCACCAGTTTGACTTGGTGCAGCATCAGCCTGATCTGTGTGAAACAATTAGTGAACTGCATTTATTCGGGTGAGCAGGAGGCTAATTCTACCAGTCGAGTAAAAGTCAAAGTCTTCTCGCTTAGCCTCATCCCTCTAAATCTGCCACTCGAGTAAAAGTCTAAGTCTTCTCCCTTAACCTCATCCCTCCAAGGTCTAGGGCTGCTTTTGGTGTTTCAAGGTGACGTCACCTGCTATACGTCAATTTGCATATCAGCGGATCTCTTCTCACCCTCACCCCTCCCTCACCTTTTTACAGCACAAAAAAAGTCACGGCAGAGACAGCGGCCTACCAACCCTCGGTATATCGTTGCACCAATTACTTGTACAGTATATTATGACGTATCGAAGTAGATTGCCTGCTTATGCAATATAGCCTTCTTAAATTTTATCGTTCTTGTTCTCTAGGGCAGGTTTGGATAGAGGGAAAgtgaaggaaaaagaggaaatggGTAGTCAACTTTGTATGTGGTTAGTTAattaagaaaagggaaaaagaaaaagaaacatgtttgaTTGTAGgggcaagaaaagaaaatgaatgaaaagaaaatggtaaCGTAAATTCAATCCTTGCAAAATTTGAAGGATTGGGATGGACTCTACTAATCAAAGGCATTTCCTCTTGCGGAGTGATcgctggatttttttttctcctttccattcaaacaagttttataATCATCTCTTTACCTTCCTTTCATTTATTCTTCTTCCCATTCCATTCCAAATGTTCCAAACACGATATGTATCAAGAAAACTCAAGATGAGCATGTACGAGAGCGTCTCTAAGAAAGGTTTGATTATTTTAAGTAGCTGCAGTTAGGGTTGCAAATGGGTAGAGCTCACTTACCAAGGCGAATCTGATACCTTGAGTTAGACATAACAACAGATATACCCATTTCGTGTTTTCTCACGAAATCCTTGATACGTACGTCCTGTgtaaatatatgtgtgtttgttatatgtattgtcAAGTCATTTTTTTGTCTAAGATCTACCAATCTTCAAAATGGAGTGGGTGGTCGTTAAAAGAAaagcggagagagagagagaaagtaggtATAGATGAAAGCCAACGTATCGTTTCAGAATTGCTGGAGAATTTATTGAATAAGCACGGATGCCCCCGTCATGTACCAATTTGGTTTTGCGTAATGATCATATTAATATTATAAGGGAAGAAGTTATTTTCTGTGGTCATGTTCATGGTTACTCAATGCCCctacatctctctctcactttctccctctctttcactctctctctaagaCAAAGTGGCGTGTTATATGCAGGTGCTTAGCTTGATTCTTGGAGTGTGCTCTCCAGATGGTATTAAAGAACGTGGATTTGGAATGAGATTTGCTATTGAAGCTAATATGGCCGTctttacttctctctctctctctctctctctatatatatatatatatatatatatatctatatatatatatatatatatactttgggGAAACGTTTCCCTTTTGCTTTTTGGTTTTGTGTTTATTTTGAAGGTGTTATTATGGATGTAAGTCAAATTCGTGGACCGCAAATTGCAAGTTTTTCAACATAATTGTTTTCTAGATTTggtataacttttctttcttagacAACCGATGATATGCTTGTGAACACGATTGTTCCGTCAACTATCAAACTGAAAAGTGAACGGTTGGTACCTGATATTGGATACTTCATTGAGGAGATGTTAAACCTAGAGGCGTTTGGTAATAGGTTCGCGGCATTATTTGGAACGTAGTGTTCCAGGAATGTATTCCAATTTTTTAGTGGCGAACAAAAATATTTATAGTCCATCTTCACCACCGCTGAACCCAAATCTGACTTGGCCACAAAAGATGAGCCTTCGGACCACGTCCTTGAAAAGAACAACATAGTCAGTTTTCCCCTGGGACTGAAGTTAATTAACTAAATGGATTTCGTCTCACCAACGTAAACAGATGGCCGATTGGATGCTGCAAAGTGACCTTGCAGCCAAAGGATTTTTATGCAACAATGAAGGATTGATTATCAGATTAATACTCATCATGCATTTGTTACATGGAGATTTGAAAGAAACAGTTTACATTTGAAAGAAACAGTTTACATAAGGTGGCCTGAATGTGCCCAACAAAAATTAATCTGTAAGCTTAATAAATCTTTGCATGAATCGTTGGGATTCAAATCGTTCTGATTTTCCTATGGTAATGAAGTGAAATCTAAAACTATGCAAATGGTAGATTATTGCAAGTGGTTACTGGAGACTAGTCGATCTACTCATCCATCGAAGCAAGACCTGATCAGAATTGCTTTTAATCTTGAGGATGTTTCTGCAGAATCCTCAATGCCCTTATACGGATGTGGCAGTTAGGATCATAAgatatttttaaaagcaaatccGGCTCAAGGTATCTGATTCTCAAACTTCCTCTATGCTCATCATTAGTGTGCCTTTCACAACTTAGACAGGCCAATATACCGAAAGACATAAAGTTTGTTAGAGGATATCATACCTTCTTCCTCCTTTATTGAAGCGTAAGTTGATCTACAGCAAATTGTGAAATAGTATATTGTAGTTACTTCAAGATCCAAATGCCAAAGTACCAAGTTCAGCTCACTTATTTTGTGATAAGGCTGTACAACAACAGACATACAGGCATTGATTACCACTttggtggaagagaaaaatgagCAGATATCAGATGAACACCCCCACCCGCCTCCTCGGCCCCTGAATTGATGCGACTTAGACGCTCTCATCCAGTACAGATACAGTCCTAATTGTTGTGTGAATACACCCACTCCAATTCAAAGATTAATTAGTGAATGAGTTGTCCATACCAAACCTACAATGTTCGATCCTAATATCAGCTCACAGATCTCACGAAATCACTTGGGAAAGAGCAGCTTAATATGCTTGCAGGCAAAATAGGCATCCAAGATCCATATGCTTCAGTTGGCAAATGAGCTTGCCATATATGGTTCTTGATATGATAAGGCAAAGGGAtattcttgcatgtgattgatcagatttcagattttttatttatttcacaCCATTTACTTTGATATTTGGTATCTCCTGCATTCACTGAAGCAGGAGGTCCGTACAATGCCCTGTATAAATGTGTCTCAACGTTCCTTCGTTGTTGAACcactcttcttctctgctgcaaATTTCATGGTAGAGAT
Coding sequences:
- the LOC116264974 gene encoding protein MKS1-like, whose amino-acid sequence is MPSSSPSSRSEPQAQGVAPRKLELQGPRPAPLKVSKDSHGIRKPPMPPKHRSPVIIYLRSPKIIHTKAHEFMALVQRLTGKSPRAASPNASLPPLVPSVPAAARTTPVTAMAPAAYSPLFAPSPLDHGAQLGMDVSREQVMDLEKFLSDDIIIDSKPMMHPNGILSPPPSFLSQPSPSFFLPSPKTSLQSPNLFELSPLLYTPSHRDALFLSPFQRSIGSTPLSSGHASSFMESFTLSDLFRLQ